From Schizosaccharomyces pombe strain 972h- genome assembly, chromosome: II, the proteins below share one genomic window:
- the spp41 gene encoding transcriptional regulatory protein Spp41 gives MKAVYLDYLLRIRYTYVFNLKVSYQSERRTYGATEHFVGCLVPKAWNCLADDYTDIKTLLDLLFGVTAVIIFACTFKCFTMTEDGLTKLNLEAFLGVSGNTQELLESLGISAIPDLSNLGASNNNNSGLTFDPNDPSAAAFYIAQQVAAIEHPPPRKMTSSEKTRSENRERKKRWREQNEERNKDNDLRCRVNKKAKKLFGSEPSIEKTNWIEAEFTRRHTKRKEKERACLSQNQSSNASRANSQSLLPDLDLLATNSSANAVLQGSAINNALNALAKDPNLIHSLLTQIDFDPSKSKDGLNLGSLTDVVPPQPPQPEHELAALQEHNEAHDAAMRQYELERQQNAMLPGLASIDGLQALPHLDFSDSAVTNQSHSQSQNSLHPLISQSETHSIFSALSETPTPVSGNGNVADAPPDFSLSQVMPLDLIAPSMQPSAVSSPMSESHVQISSEMPRTGMSALPMRPRSQNVDKHRKFPYYNKRNAVTTPSSPYDGAQSGSPQFPPFELPPHNYSQAQSPNLATPSPSFSSLPDVSLPPIVKPNLMSEPTPTNSDEKSHALGFPPPPGQKIEFQRSSSKNGTAKSD, from the exons ATGAAAGCTGTATATTTGGACTATTTGTTGCGCATTCGTTACACATATGTTTTTA ACCTGAAGGTTTCTTATCAAAGTGAACGGAGAACATATGGAGCTACGGAGCACTTCGTTGGATGTTTGGTGCCCAAGGCTTGGAACTGCCTGGCTGATGACTACACCGACATCAAAACTTTACTCGATTTGCTGTTTGGTGTAACGGCAGTAATAATATTTGCATGCACTTTTAAGTGTTTTACAATGACGGAAGATGGATTGACAAAGTTGAACCTGGAGGCCTTTTTAGGGGTTTCGGGGAATACCCAGGAACTTCTGGAATCATTGGGGATTTCAGCTATTCCTGACTTGTCAAATCTTGGCGCATcaaacaataataattcTGGACTTACATTTGATCCAAATGACCCTTCTGCGGCTGCTTTTTATATCGCTCAACAG GTTGCCGCTATTGAACACCCTCCTCCGAGGAAAATGACCTCCTCTGAAAAAACTCGATCCGAAAATCGAGAGCGCAAAAAACGTTGGAGAGAACAAAATGAGGAGAGAAACAAAGACAACGATTTACGTTGTAGAGTTAACAAAAAGGctaaaaaactttttggtAGCGAACCTAGCATTGAGAAAACTAACTGGATTGAAGCTGAATTTACTCGTCGTCATACAAAAcggaaagaaaaagagcgTGCTTGTTTGTCCCAAAATCAGTCGAGTAATGCTTCCCGCGCGAATTCTCAATCACTATTACCTGATTTGGACTTGCTAGCGACAAATTCATCAGCAAATGCTGTTTTACAAGGTTCCGCTATCAACAATGCACTTAATGCTCTTGCTAAAGACCCTAATTTAATTCATAGCTTATTGACTCAAATCGATTTTGATCCCTCTAAAAGTAAAGATGGTTTGAATTTAGGCTCGCTTACTGACGTTGTGCCTCCTCAACCTCCTCAACCTGAACACGAATTGGCCGCTTTGCAGGAACATAATGAAGCACATGATGCAGCTATGCGGCAGTACGAATTGGAGCGTCAACAGAATGCAATGCTTCCGGGACTGGCTTCCATAGACGGATTACAAGCTTTGCCTCACCTTGATTTTTCTGATTCTGCTGTTACAAACCAATCCCATTCACAATCACAGAACTCCCTGCATCCATTGATTTCACAGTCTGAAACACATTCGATTTTTTCAGCTTTGTCAGAAACACCTACCCCAGTCAGCGGAAATGGTAATGTTGCGGATGCTCCTCCGGATTTTTCACTTTCTCAAGTGATGCCTTTAGATTTAATAGCACCTTCTATGCAACCATCAGCTGTTTCATCTCCTATGTCAGAATCACATGTTCAGATTTCATCTGAAATGCCTCGGACTGGTATGTCTGCATTACCTATGCGTCCTCGTTCGCAAAATGTAGACAAGCATCGAAAGTTTCCTTATtacaataaaagaaatgctGTCACCACACCCTCTTCTCCTTATGATGGCGCCCAATCGGGATCTCCTCAATTTCCACCCTTCGAACTTCCTCCTCACAATTATAGCCAAGCCCAATCTCCCAACTTGGCAACACCGTctccttcattttcttctttaccAGATGTTAGTCTACCTCCAATAGTGAAACCAAATTTAATGTCGGAACCCACTCCTACTAATTCTGATGAGAAATCACATGCTTTGGGGTTCCCTCCTCCTCCTggtcaaaaaattgagttTCAACGATCTTCAAGTAAAAATGGCACTGCTAAAAGTGATTAA
- the dph2 gene encoding diphthamide biosynthesis protein, which produces MSFELSAPVPLSDNSEAILEKEIGETVKIEGDLVEVYEINRTVDFIKSGNYNSVALQFPDEHLADSGKVASILTNLVEANVQILADTNYGSCCVDEVAAEHMSADAIVHYGRACLSPTSRLPVLYVFGRLPINLHKLEKCLTIPLDQNILLVSDTRWYYAQDSILKSLKTLGYQNVYESHLKERIEPNLEEASTSYTIPGRTYSLPKSLSLQDMTLLYIGPDSPTLSSILMSHYSLVNQFLSFDPLSNKIVEESSFTGAKLRRRYALVQRCRDAGVIGIVIGTLGVHRYLHVLNQLRKMILNAGKKPYMLAVGKLNPAKLANFQEIECFVLIACGENSLIDSKEFYRPIVTPFELVKALSSDMSWNNDFILSFDEVLKLSEGKQSKEPSEVLTEESAEPHFSLITGKFVNSTPMRHLDVTLETADAKNNDSSSASIEKRGMRSLAVNGVYSPAAAFLQSKSWSGLDSVDEGEGPSKLYEGQSGIAKGYVGEGSKEKIQRDFGK; this is translated from the exons ATGTCTTTTGAATTATCAGCTCCAGTACCTTTAAGTGATAATTCAGAAGCAATtctagaaaaagaaattggcGAAACCGTTAAAATTGAAGGAGATTTGGTTGAAGTGTATGAAATAAATCGAACTgttgattttattaaatctGGAAATTATAACTCg GTTGCTCTTCAATTTCCTGATGAACACCTAGCCGATTCTGGAAAAGTGGCTTCTATCCTCACGAATTTAGTTGAAGCAAACGTTCAGATTTTAGCAGACACAAATTATGGTAGCTGTTGTGTTGATGAGGTAGCTGCTGAGCATATGTCTGCAGATGCTATCGTTCATTATGGAAGAGCGTGTTTATCGCC GACCTCTCGACTTCCTGTCCTTTATGTTTTTGGAAGATTACCTATTAATCTTCataaattggaaaaatgcTTAACGATACCTTTGgatcaaaatattttacttgTTAGTGACACTCGTTGGTATTATGCGCAAGACTCAATCCTTAAGTCCTTGAAAACTCTTGGCTACCAAAATGTATATGAATCACACCTTAAAGAGAGAATTGAGCCGAACTTAGAAGAGGCATCTACTTCCTATACTATTCCTGGCAGAACTTATTCGTTACCGAAGTCGCTGTCTTTGCAAGATATGACTTTGCTTTATATTGGACCAGATTCTCCAACTTTGTCTTCAATTCTTATGTCTCATTATTCTTTGGTTAATCAGTTTTTGTCCTTTGATCCATTGTCGAATAAAATAGTTGAAGAATCATCTTTCACGGGTGCTAAGCTTCGACGAAGGTATGCCTTGGTTCAAAGATGTCGAGATGCAGGAGTCATTGGAATTGTTATAGGTACTTTAGGAGTACATCGATATTTACATGTTTTGAATCAACTTagaaaaatgattttaaatgCTGGAAAGAAGCCTTATATGCTTGCAGTTGGCAAATTGAATCCTGCGAAACTCGcaaattttcaagaaattgaatGCTTCGTATTGATAGCATGTGGAGAAAACAGTTTAATAGACAGCAAG gAATTTTACCGGCCTATTGTAACGCCATTTGAGTTAGTAAAAGCATTGTCGTCGGATATGTCTTGGAACAacgattttattttgtcgTTTGATGAAGTACTAAAGTTATCTGAAGGCAAACAATCAAAAGAACCAAGTGAAGTCTTGACTGAAGAAAGTGCAGAGCCACACTTTAGTCTGATTACTGGAAAGTTTGTGAATTCAACCCCGATGCGACATTTAGACGTTACTCTTGAGACTGCCGATGCAAAGAATAATGACTCGTCCTCAGCCTCTATAGAAAAGCGTGGCATGAGAAGTCTTGCAGTGAACGGGGTTTACTCTCCAGCAGCGGCGTTTCTTCAGTCAAAATCTTGGTCGGGACTTGACAGTGTAGATGAAGGAGAAGGTCCTAGTAAATTATACGAAGGACAGAGTGGCATCGCCAAAGGATATGTTGGTGAAGGcagcaaagaaaagattCAACGTGATTTTGGTAAATAA
- the rrp43 gene encoding exosome subunit Rrp43 — translation MKTVSGVKQLSFTPSIFKKITPEQYLSHLLNQDVRSDGRSVSEFREIVINDNCISTANGSAIIRAGENVFVCGIKAEIAEPFENSPNEGWIVPNLELSPLCSSKFKPGPPSDLAQVVSQELHQTLQQSNLINLQSLCIFEKKAAWVLYADIICLNYDGSAFDYAWAALFAALKTVKLPTAVWDEDLERVICASTLTRPVQLSTEVRSFSWSVFDDKLLADPTDEEEDLSTEFLTIMLNSSKNIVKIIKLGGTHIQPLLLKKCIEVARSKF, via the exons ATGAAAACTGTTTCGGGGGTAAAACAGCTTTCATTTACACCTTC aatttttaagaaaatcaCGCCTGAGCAGTATTTATCACATCTTCTTAATCAGGATGTTCGATCAGATGGGCGGTCTGTATCAGAATTCAGAGAAATTGTAATTAATGATAATTGCATATCTACTGCTAATGGTAGTGCTATCATTCGAGCTGGCGAAAATGTCTTTGTGTGTGGAATAAAAGCAGAAATTGCTGAACCTTTTGAAAACTCTCCCAATGAAGGTTGGATTGTTCCCAATCTTGAATTATCACCTCTTTGCAGTAGCAAATTTAAACCTGGCCCTCCTTCTGACTTGGCGCAAGTTGTCTCGCAGGAATTGCATCAGACTTTGCAACA ATCTAACTTGATTAATTTACAGTCCCTAtgcatttttgaaaaaaaagcagcCTGGGTATTGTATGCTgatattatttgtttaaattatgATGGAAGTGCCTTCGATTATGCATGGGCAGCTTTGTTTGCCGCTTTAAAAACTGTTAAATTACCAACTGCTGTTTGGGATGAAGATTTAGAGAGGGTTATCTGTGCTTCTACCCTTACAAGACCAGTTCAATTAAGTACTGAAGTTCGTTCTTTCTCATGGTCAGTATTTGACGACAAGTTGTTAGCCGACCCTACAGACGAGGAGGAGGACCTTTCAACTGAATTTTTGACAATTATGCTTAATAGCtccaaaaatattgttaagATAATAAAGCTTGGAGGCACTCACATTCAACcccttttattaaaaaagtgtATTGAGGTTGCAAGGTCTAAGTTCTAA
- the acr1 gene encoding RNA polymerase I upstream activation factor complex subunit Acr1, translating into MNDSEEELEQQGSQEDISSSQDTSDEKEMRKQDALYAQLIEYREIVSELRRSEMKNLCIQLYCSYKAGITRRNELQSDLDGYERRIPPRLRAVWPTIHSIPDESFFDGTSASRFRQEAAYLAVRLASKKLHKLGRMASSEELPNPDGLRYLVERLQIKLERLFDSVDTFRQEQGSKSMQSRVKPMDWKILYGLARVTNGSFSSSQKADVLALGNGTRACQSLFKEMSLQPSIDIEKVSHSNPEISIEFED; encoded by the coding sequence ATGAATGATTCTGAGGAAGAATTAGAGCAGCAAGGAAGTCAAGAGGATATTTCCTCTTCTCAGGATACTTCggatgaaaaagaaatgcgAAAGCAAGATGCTCTATACGCACAGCTAATAGAGTATCGAGAAATTGTTTCCGAACTGAGAAGATCTgagatgaaaaatttgtgTATTCAACTTTATTGCAGTTATAAAGCTGGTATAACTCGTCGAAATGAATTGCAAAGCGATTTGGACGGTTATGAACGAAGGATTCCACCACGTCTACGTGCAGTATGGCCTACAATTCATTCCATCCCCGatgaatcattttttgatgGAACCTCGGCTTCGAGGTTTCGCCAAGAGGCTGCATATTTGGCTGTGCGTTTagcatcaaaaaaattacacaAGTTGGGTAGAATGGCTTCTTCTGAGGAACTGCCTAATCCGGATGGCCTCCGATACTTGGTTGAAAGGTTACAGATAAAATTGGAACGCCTTTTTGATTCGGTTGATACTTTTCGACAAGAACAGGGAAGCAAAAGCATGCAATCACGTGTAAAGCCTATGGATTGGAAGATTCTTTACGGACTTGCTCGAGTCACAAACGGTTCGTTTTCCTCGTCGCAAAAAGCAGACGTTCTTGCATTGGGCAATGGTACAAGAGCTTGTCAATCATTATTCAAAGAGATGTCGTTACAACCTAGTATtgatattgaaaaagtttcacACTCTAACCCAGAAATCTCGATAGAATTTGAGGATTAA